The Periplaneta americana isolate PAMFEO1 chromosome 2, P.americana_PAMFEO1_priV1, whole genome shotgun sequence genome has a window encoding:
- the LOC138713738 gene encoding serine beta-lactamase-like protein LACTB, mitochondrial, with amino-acid sequence MAKPNPIPDLKQRVKTLEGQVRLLLPLIEEVRVLKERLDARSLHGLEARKEEEKVGSSNNIEELKEKLKLRERELRETQAELEKLKEESERDNKLYPPGYLRFETLREMWTVQPKTTMKWGRSDGYGMGWVVVPAVQEHGGGDTQRFAVGHTGGAVGASSVLLMVPVIPSESSSKTLTEGPLSDSAAEICIPSGVTVAVIVNMQDVGLQHLALDVAAIFCEALKPS; translated from the exons ATGGCAAAACCGAATCCTATTCCAGACCTCAAGCAGCGAGTGAAGACCCTGGAGGGACAGGTTCGTCTGCTGCTTCCTCTCATAGAGGAGGTGAGGGTCCTCAAGGAGAGGTTGGACGCGCGGTCCCTGCATGGCCTGGAGGCAaggaaggaagaggaaaaagtagGGAGCAGCAACAACATTGAGGAGCTGAAGGAGAAATTGAAGCTGAGAGAGAGGGAATTAAGAGAAACACAGGCTGAactggaaaaactgaaagaagaaTCGGAAAGG GACAACAAACTGTACCCACCCGGTTACCTGCGATTCGAGACGTTGAGGGAAATGTGGACCGTGCAGCCAAAAACCACAATGAAGTGGGGACGCAGTGACGGGTACGGCATGGGCTGGGTTGTGGTGCCAGCCGTTCAGGAGCACGGAGGCGGAGATACCCAGAGATTCGCAGTGGGACACACTGGTGGTGCAGTTGGTGCGTCCAGTGTCTTGCTGATGGTGCCTGTTATTCCATCTGAGTCATCATCTAAAACTCTCACAGAAGGGCCTCTGTCAGACAGTGCAGCAGAGATCTGTATTCCTTCAGGCGTGACGGTTGCTGTTATAGTGAACATGCAGGACGTAGGACTGCAGCACTTGGCCCTTGATGTTGCAGCCATTTTCTGTGAAGCATTGAAGCCATCTTGA